In Rhizobium sp. ARZ01, a genomic segment contains:
- a CDS encoding molybdopterin oxidoreductase family protein, translating into MEYRKAMNLATPNLGKPTIGHSVCPHDCPSACALDIEIGADGKIGKVRGSADNSYTAGVICAKVARYADRLYHPDRLLKPLRRKGEKGGGDWQDISWEAALDEIADAFVKAEQAHGSEAVWPYYYAGTMGQVQRDSIDRLRHAKRYSGFFDSICTNTAWTGYVMGTGSLRGPDPREMARADCVVIWGTNAVSTQVNVMTHAVKARKERGAKIVVIDIYDNPTMKQADMALKLRPGTDAALACAVMHVAFRDGHADRAYMEKFADDPAGLEAHLATRGPEWAAAITGLSVEEIEAFARLVGETKRAFFRLGYGFTRSRNGSVSMHAALSVATVLGSWQYDGGGAFHNNGGIFRLDKRELMGLDMVDPDIRELDQSQIGRVLTGDPVALRQRGPVTAMLIQNTNPANIAPEQRLVKRGFLRDDLFLAVHEQFMTDTAKLADIVLPATMFVEHDDLYRGGGHQHILLGPKLVEPPPTVRTNLFVIDELAKRLGVAHLPGFGLSEREHITRMLPHYEMDYDGLAEEKWIDCQPDFETAHFAKGFGHPDGKFRFRPDWLATPAPNQPPASIGVLGPHQALPEFPDYVEVIETVDEAHPFRLATPPARTYLNSSFTEMKWSREREGRPEVMIHPVDAESMGIADGDIVRLGNTRGEIRLHAKVAGDAKPGVLIAEGIWPNGAHLDGEGINVLTGADPVAPYGGAALHDNRVWLAKETA; encoded by the coding sequence CTGGAATATAGAAAAGCCATGAACCTTGCGACCCCCAATCTCGGCAAACCCACGATCGGCCACTCGGTCTGTCCGCACGACTGTCCGTCTGCCTGCGCGCTCGATATCGAGATCGGCGCCGACGGAAAGATCGGCAAGGTGCGCGGCAGCGCCGACAACAGCTACACCGCAGGCGTCATCTGCGCCAAGGTCGCCCGCTATGCCGATCGGCTCTACCATCCCGACCGGCTGCTGAAGCCGCTGCGCCGCAAGGGCGAGAAGGGCGGCGGCGACTGGCAGGACATCTCCTGGGAAGCCGCACTCGACGAGATCGCGGACGCCTTCGTCAAGGCCGAGCAAGCGCACGGGTCCGAGGCCGTCTGGCCCTACTACTATGCCGGCACGATGGGGCAGGTGCAGCGCGATTCCATCGACCGCCTGCGCCACGCCAAGCGCTATTCCGGCTTCTTCGATTCGATCTGCACCAACACCGCCTGGACCGGCTACGTGATGGGCACCGGCAGCCTGCGCGGTCCGGATCCACGCGAGATGGCCAGGGCCGACTGCGTCGTCATCTGGGGCACCAACGCCGTCTCCACCCAGGTCAACGTGATGACCCATGCGGTGAAGGCGCGCAAAGAGCGCGGCGCGAAGATCGTTGTCATCGACATCTACGATAACCCGACGATGAAGCAGGCCGACATGGCGCTGAAGCTGCGCCCGGGCACGGATGCGGCACTTGCCTGCGCCGTCATGCACGTCGCCTTCCGCGACGGTCACGCCGACCGCGCCTACATGGAAAAGTTCGCCGACGATCCAGCCGGGCTCGAGGCGCATCTCGCCACCCGCGGGCCGGAATGGGCCGCCGCGATCACCGGGCTTTCGGTGGAGGAGATCGAAGCCTTCGCCCGCCTCGTCGGCGAGACGAAGCGCGCCTTCTTCCGCCTCGGCTACGGTTTTACCCGCAGCCGCAACGGGTCCGTCTCGATGCATGCCGCGCTCTCCGTCGCGACCGTGCTCGGGTCGTGGCAATACGACGGCGGCGGCGCGTTTCACAACAATGGCGGCATCTTCCGCCTCGACAAGCGCGAGTTGATGGGCCTCGATATGGTCGACCCTGACATCCGCGAACTCGACCAGTCGCAGATCGGCCGCGTCTTGACCGGCGACCCGGTGGCGCTGCGCCAGCGCGGCCCGGTCACGGCCATGCTGATCCAGAACACCAACCCCGCCAACATCGCCCCGGAACAGCGGCTGGTGAAGCGCGGCTTCCTGCGCGACGACCTGTTCCTCGCCGTGCACGAACAGTTCATGACGGACACGGCCAAGCTCGCCGACATCGTCCTGCCGGCCACCATGTTCGTCGAGCACGACGACCTCTATCGCGGCGGCGGCCACCAGCACATCCTGCTCGGCCCCAAGCTCGTCGAGCCGCCGCCGACCGTGCGCACCAACCTTTTCGTCATCGATGAACTGGCCAAGCGCCTCGGTGTTGCGCATCTGCCGGGCTTTGGCCTTTCTGAGCGCGAGCACATTACCCGCATGCTGCCGCACTACGAGATGGACTATGACGGGCTGGCGGAAGAAAAGTGGATCGACTGCCAGCCGGATTTCGAGACGGCGCATTTCGCCAAGGGGTTCGGCCACCCGGACGGCAAGTTCCGCTTCCGGCCGGATTGGCTTGCTACGCCCGCACCCAACCAGCCTCCGGCCTCGATCGGTGTGCTCGGCCCGCATCAGGCGTTGCCCGAATTCCCGGATTACGTCGAAGTGATCGAGACGGTGGATGAGGCGCATCCTTTCCGTCTCGCCACCCCGCCGGCGCGCACCTACCTCAATTCCAGCTTCACCGAGATGAAGTGGTCGCGCGAGCGCGAGGGCCGTCCCGAAGTGATGATCCATCCGGTCGACGCGGAATCGATGGGTATTGCCGACGGCGACATCGTCCGGCTCGGCAACACGCGCGGAGAGATCCGTCTGCATGCGAAGGTCGCAGGCGACGCCAAGCCGGGCGTGCTGATTGCCGAAGGCATCTGGCCGAACGGCGCCCATCTCGACGGAGAGGGCATCAACGTGCTCACCGGCGCCGATCCGGTCGCGCCCTATGGCGGTGCCGCCCTGCACGACAACCGCGTCTGGCTTGCGAAAGAAACCGCATGA